A section of the Lepus europaeus isolate LE1 chromosome 19, mLepTim1.pri, whole genome shotgun sequence genome encodes:
- the AKTIP gene encoding AKT-interacting protein isoform X1, whose product MLRTEALDDTHHWISLLGAHVMNPFWSMSASSVRKRSDGEEKTLTGDVKTSPPRTAPKKQLPSIPKNALPITKPTSPAPAAQATNGTHASYGPFYLEYSLLAEFTLVVKQKLPGVYVQPSYRSALMWFGVIFIRHGLYQDGVFKFTVYIPDNYPDGDCPRLVFDIPVFHPLVDPTSGELDVKRAFAKWRRNHNHIWQVLMYARRVFYKIDTASPLNPEAAVLYEKDVQLFKSKVVDSVKVCTARLFDQPKIEDPYAISFSPWNPSIHDEAREKMLTQKKKPEEQHNKSVHVAGLSWVKPGSVQPFSKEEKAVAT is encoded by the exons ATGCTGAGGACGGAAGCGTTGGATGACACGCACCACTGGATTTCTCTGCTTGGCGCACACGTTATGAACCCTTTCTGGAGCATGTCTGCAAGCTCCGTCCGCAAA CGATCTGATGGTGAAGAGAAGACCTTAACAGGGGACGTGAAAACCAGTCCTCCACGAACTGCACCCAAAAAGCAGCTGCCTTCTATTCCCAAGAATGCTTTGCCCATAACTAAGCCTACATCTCctgccccagcagcacaggcaacaAACGGTACCCATGCTTCTTACGGACCCTTCTACCTGGAATACTCTCTTCTTGCAGAATT TACCCTGGTTGTGAAGCAGAAGCTACCGGGTGTCTATGTGCAGCCGTCTTACCGCTCTGCATTAA TGTGGTTTGGAGTGATATTCATCCGGCATGGACTTTACCAGGATGGCGTGTTTAAGTTTACAGTTTACATCCCTGATAACTATCCCGATGGTGACTGTCCG CGCCTGGTGTTTGATATTCCCGTCTTTCACCCACTAGTGGATCCCACCTCAGGGGAACTGGATGTGAAAAGAGCATTTGCAAAGTGGAG GCGGAACCATAACCATATCTGGCAAGTGTTAATGTATGCAAGGAGAGTTTTCTACAAGATTGATACAGCAAGCCCCTTAAATCCAGAGGCTGCAGTACT GTATGAAAAAGATGTTcagctttttaaaagtaaagtggTTGACAGCGTTAAGGTGTGCACTGCTCGTCTGTTTGACCAACCTAAAATAGAAGACCCTTATGCAATTAG CTTTTCTCCCTGGAATCCTTCTATACACGATGAAGCCAGAGAGAAGATGCTTACGCAGAAA AAGAAGCCTGAGGAACAGCACAATAAAAGTGTTCACGTCGCTGGCCTGTCGTGGGTAAAGCCTGGCTCAGTACAGCCTTTCAGTAAAGAAGAGAAAGCAGTAGCAACTTAG
- the AKTIP gene encoding AKT-interacting protein isoform X2, with protein sequence MLRTEALDDTHHWISLLGAHVMNPFWSMSASSVRKRSDGEEKTLTGDVKTSPPRTAPKKQLPSIPKNALPITKPTSPAPAAQATNGTHASYGPFYLEYSLLAEFTLVVKQKLPGVYVQPSYRSALMWFGVIFIRHGLYQDGVFKFTVYIPDNYPDGDCPRLVFDIPVFHPLVDPTSGELDVKRAFAKWRRNHNHIWQVLMYARRVFYKIDTASPLNPEAAVLYEKDVQLFKSKVVDSVKVCTARLFDQPKIEDPYAISFSPWNPSIHDEAREKMLTQKKPEEQHNKSVHVAGLSWVKPGSVQPFSKEEKAVAT encoded by the exons ATGCTGAGGACGGAAGCGTTGGATGACACGCACCACTGGATTTCTCTGCTTGGCGCACACGTTATGAACCCTTTCTGGAGCATGTCTGCAAGCTCCGTCCGCAAA CGATCTGATGGTGAAGAGAAGACCTTAACAGGGGACGTGAAAACCAGTCCTCCACGAACTGCACCCAAAAAGCAGCTGCCTTCTATTCCCAAGAATGCTTTGCCCATAACTAAGCCTACATCTCctgccccagcagcacaggcaacaAACGGTACCCATGCTTCTTACGGACCCTTCTACCTGGAATACTCTCTTCTTGCAGAATT TACCCTGGTTGTGAAGCAGAAGCTACCGGGTGTCTATGTGCAGCCGTCTTACCGCTCTGCATTAA TGTGGTTTGGAGTGATATTCATCCGGCATGGACTTTACCAGGATGGCGTGTTTAAGTTTACAGTTTACATCCCTGATAACTATCCCGATGGTGACTGTCCG CGCCTGGTGTTTGATATTCCCGTCTTTCACCCACTAGTGGATCCCACCTCAGGGGAACTGGATGTGAAAAGAGCATTTGCAAAGTGGAG GCGGAACCATAACCATATCTGGCAAGTGTTAATGTATGCAAGGAGAGTTTTCTACAAGATTGATACAGCAAGCCCCTTAAATCCAGAGGCTGCAGTACT GTATGAAAAAGATGTTcagctttttaaaagtaaagtggTTGACAGCGTTAAGGTGTGCACTGCTCGTCTGTTTGACCAACCTAAAATAGAAGACCCTTATGCAATTAG CTTTTCTCCCTGGAATCCTTCTATACACGATGAAGCCAGAGAGAAGATGCTTACGCAGAAA AAGCCTGAGGAACAGCACAATAAAAGTGTTCACGTCGCTGGCCTGTCGTGGGTAAAGCCTGGCTCAGTACAGCCTTTCAGTAAAGAAGAGAAAGCAGTAGCAACTTAG